DNA from Rosa rugosa chromosome 6, drRosRugo1.1, whole genome shotgun sequence:
CAAACACTTATGCAATATCCTCATGGGCATGAAAAAACCCAAATTCCTCTTGGCTAAAGCACCCCATTATCCTTTTGACTTTTCAAGCAACTCAACCCATGAAACCTGTACATCAACACAACAACAGTATAAACCCCCAGATAGCCTCCCCAAAATCTATAGCCTCCTCTAGACAAGCAACCCCAAttcatttttgtaattttttctttctgggatAGAAGATTTTCTTCCCCTCTAGCTCATCGGCGAGTTGCCTTCCTTTCCTTCTAGCTCTGAGATTCATCATAAAATGGATCAAACACATATGCAATCACAGAATCCCAATCATGAATTTGCATAATTAACAAAACTCAATCATGAAATCAGAGAGGGTCGACTAGCTCCTCCAAGCGAAGATGCCCCAGCTCCCAAAGTCTGCAGGTCGGATAAGATGCCGAAGATTGAGGTCTCCATGCAATTTGGCGTCGATCAAGCTCGAGATCAAGTTCGCATTGCCGGAAGCTATGGCGGGTCTGAGCAGAGTCGTCAACTCTAATCCAGAGCACCCGGAAACTGCTTTGTTGAAGAAGAAATCGAACCCAGAGATCCGGGTCCGCTGAGAAATGAGAAACTCCACCACGTGTGGGCCCACAAATGAGATGGGTATGGTGGCGTCCCGAAAAATGCGCAGCCCTGGTCTCGCGAACAGACAACGGAGATCCTCCAGACTGGCCTTCCCTGTCGGCAGCATCGATGCCTTGACGTTGATGACGTCATTAAGGACGGTGGTGGGGAAAGGGGGACGATCGGAGGGCTGAGAGGAGGAGGGTGTAGGAAGGAGAGAGGAGGGATTATAGAGAAGGGTTGTGTGAAGGAGAAAAGAGATGGTTTTGTGGTGGTTAGCGGGAGGACATGAAATGACGACtatacccttgaaaagttaaccccgttaacggttttactgttcccaggtatGAATCTTGGGTCGAGGTgaaaagtccaggtaccaaaatgatattttttgaagttgaggtacgaaagttattagtggcccaTAGTTCaagtactgtttgtgagtttttcccttctaacaaaaaccaagaaacctcgaagcttaCATAAAAAGATTTCAACTAAagcactggtttttgcgacccaaacagAAATTAAACAATGGTATGGGCCATAGAGACCCTACTCATAGAAGGAATAGGAAGTGAGAAATCACCCTCCACCCCCATTCCAAAGACAGACCAGACCTTGAAAAGACTTAAGACCCAGCCTACCTACATCCAGCCATGGGACAAAGCTCATCCTGTCGACCCTAGCCCGGAAAGCCCAAAGCAAGTATCCCAGAAGCAGCTTGCCCAGCAAGGAGACAAGGCAGCCCACTCCGGTCGTACACCGCCGATATCGGGCCAGTCATCATCGTCGTCCCAGCTTTGTACGACACCGTCATCCACAATCCAGCAACAGTTCACAAGTTTCGGGCCACCGTCATCGACAACTCGCGCCGCTGCCAAAGAAAACTGACACCATCTGAAGATCAAAGCTTCTCAACCAGGACTCCTTCGATCCTCCTCCCCCACCAGGTTCCGACCACCGCCGCATGGCGCAGTTCGTCCCCCAGAAGCAGCGTCAATATCCGGCCGAAACCCACGCTGCATCACTGCATCTGCAGTAGACCTTCGATCTCGGCTTCCAACACACAGCCCAGCCCAACCAACCACCATATGACGATCTCCAGCGATTACACCATCAACATCGACCACCACCAATCTCTCCTCCATCCAATACACGAGGAGAAAACCTAAAGCGAAAAGCAGAAAGGCCCCACCGGAGAAAGTCTCTATCGCTTGCCTCAATCTCATCAGAAAAAGGAAGAGGATAACCTCCTTGCCTCCTAATCGGAGGTTCGCCGTTACCGGCCATGTTTGAGAATTTTGTCGAAAGCCTTCGCCTTcgagtaaaccctagcagagctaggtcaaATTGATCCTATCCTATATGTTAATTACCACATAGTCTCACTTCAATAAATATTGAACAATTTACTCGAAAGACTTTATTTCAATTGTAATTGCATAAAGTTAGGATATTAAAATAAGTGATTCGTGTGAATTTCTTTCTCTTCcaaattatcttcttcttcttttttgctgATTACATATATCTTCgatatttatttaaaatataaCAAATGTAAGAGACAACACAATATTATTCTCATTAACAAGTTTTCTCAATGTTTGTCATGATATTTGTATGCATAAATggtaaaataaatataaaaaaagaacatTTTCGAATTATTATGGATCTTGGAATCAAAGCCTTCAAAGCCTTTTGAGTGTCTGACCCAAAAGCATTGATCTTGTGTACTTGCAGAATGGCCAAAACTGTACAGAAGAACACGACCCATTGTTTTTGGGCCAACATAGTTTGCGGGCGAGTACCATCCTTTTGATGAAACGTATTGAAGTACTTGAGAACAGCCTTCAGCTTCCATTTGTGtgtgtttcttttttgtttttttgtttttcttttttaacttGTCGATATTATCCATAATtcctttgatgtaatcataaTTTTTCAATTGTTGTACTATGAACTTCGTTTAAATACTAATCGGCATTTAGGGTGTGTTAATACTTAATACATAATACTAACATTAGTATATTAGAGTTGCAACAACTTGTGAATgttaagagtttttttttttttttgaacaaaggGGATTAATTAGCCACTCCAAGGCCAGCCCAGAGATAAAACAAGAAACCGATTCTGATGGACAAGTCCATACAGAAACAACATAGGAAATTTAATCTCCAACTGAGCTACATAGAACCAGTAAGAGGAGATTAAACCTAAAAATAacatttaaaaaacaaaaacgcaCGTAGTCGATAGAAGCCGCACAAAGCCGCTCATAGCTGACACAAGCTACACGAAGCCGATACAAGCCGCACGAAGCAGCACCAAGCTGGCCAAAGCCGCCGAGTAACTCCGTAGTCAAAAAACCCCAAAGAGCAGATCTGAGACATGGGATGGAAAGTCTGATACCACACCTGGAAGCACCTTCCTCATCTCCACCAGTGATGCACCATCCGTGAAAGAGCCGACGCCACTGAAGTATGACAGAATCGAAAAGCAAAGGACTGTAACAATGGAGAATGGTGGTCGTGAAacccatgcgtgagcacccatactcGCCTAGATAAGTGATTTTCACTTTTTGAACAGCAGCCATGAAAACTTTCATGGAAGAAAACACAGGTAAAGGGAGGAGTGGTGATATGAGGTGTTGGGTGGAAGAGTTCATGGAGATAAAGTCAGATCTGGACAAATTTGGGATAGATTGATAAAGAAGGAGGGACGATCTGGACAAAGCCAGAGATAACCACAAAGGGTACAAAACACCACAAAGGTGAGAGAAGAACAATAGTCTTTAGGATGCTAAAAGGGAAGAAGGAGGGACCTCCCCCAACTCTTAAGCCCTCAATCTTGATCCGGATGGATCAAGATTTGGCCAAAAGAGAAGGGGGAAGGAGGGGTTTCTTCtcagatctactttctctctctacaggTTAGAGAGAGAGGGTCCCGTAAGCTCTCCATGTTAAGAGTTTAATAATGTGTATTTTCTCGTAGGGATGCTCTTGTTATAATTCATGTCGAATTTAGTACTGTTGATCTATAACTAGATGAAATACTTAAGTAtatgtttttatatatataaaaaaagacTACAACAAACTAAAATGAAATGTCTCTGGGACGATCAAAGTTGAGCAAACAAGCTGCTACACTAAGAAGTTTGTCGATCCAAGAATTACTTGAAATGAGAGAGTGTCCCATTTTAACTAAACAATCAACTGTGTAATTGGTTTGTCCGAAAATGTGAGTGAATGAAATCTCTTGCCAACTCCATGTGTTCCACTACTCTCTTACCTTATTCAAGAATCAAGATGTGAAGATGTGATTATCTTTACCTTAATCACTTCCATTAGGTACAACCTACACCCCTTAAATTCTCGGGTTAGCCAGATAAAAGGCGGGTAACAAACCAGAAATGTTTGTAACCCAAACCCATCCAAGCTTTGCAATCATCCACAACATAACACATAGACCCAGTCACCGCCGACAGAAATAGAATCCCAACCGTCGCTTCACGATTGCAACCCTTTAACAACGGTAGTGATCTTGTTTCAGAACAAGTACATGTAGACTGTAGATATTTCAGAGAGGCGGACGTAGACGTGAGACAAACCCATGGCAAAGCGCTTATGCCATTTTCTTACACGCAACAATTGCACGCTTGGCGCTTCTTCTCCTTCGTCTCATGTTCACAATTATGTCTATATACATAGCCGTCTTCCCTGCCTCGACTTTTCAAACTGAGCATTTCCCACACACCAATATCTGAAGTATTCGCCGGAAAGTTTGCTCCTTTTTCGTTCTGTGTTCGCCGGCCGATAAAACCCAGGTGAAAGATTCGAACTTTTCGATCGTTTTGTGGAGTTTTTACTCATTTCAtggtaattttcgttggtttaaTGCTTGTTTGATGGAGTTTTAATTTTTACATAGGAAATTGAACAAGAAAGAAACAATTTCGAGCATAATTTAGCTGATTTAGAATATACACTGGTTTTTACGGATTGACCCAGAATAATAATGTGAAGCATATGATGATGGAGAATTAGAAAGTAATTAACTTTGAGATTCATTGTAATGCGTGAGTGAGAAGTTTTTAACAGTATCAATTTCTTGTTAGGTGGTGTTTAGAGCTACTATCAATGACACTATGTGGGATTGGTTTGAGTCCGAGTTTTGAGAGTTTTGAAGCTGTTTGCGTTGGGGGGAATTTTTCGACAAGGCTGATCAGACCGAGTGTGATGCGTGCGGTTGGGAAGTTATCTGATTGGAAGAGGAGACCGGGTTTGGGAGTACGGTGTTCATCATCATTGAAATTTGAGGAGAATGTTGGGAGAGACTTGGCAGTGCCTGTGGAGGAAGATTCTGGTCATGTCATGAAGTTCAAGATGTCTGATTTCAAAGTTCTCGACAGTGTTAGTGTTGGCCTTGGTGGAAGGGTATGAAGAGATTATATGTTGGTTACATTTGCTAATGTTATTCCTATCTGATGAATTTCGGGTGGCCTAATTGGTCTGAGTTTTGTTGGTGTAGGCAGGTGAAGTAGTTTATGAAGCTATAGTGAGTGATGCTAATAGGTAAGTTTGCTTTTGTGTTGAACTTTTGATATTGACATGTTAGTACTAGATCAAGCTTGCTGACTGGTTCATGAAATTGCAGTCCTTTGTATAGCACACAAGTCGTTCTTCGACGTCTCACTAGTGTTCGAGCTCAGCGTAGGGGTAGACGTGCAATAGAGGTCTGTACACTGTATCAAAACCTTTGTACTTTTGTTGTTTAAGCTTTCAACTGTTTCtaattcattgttttttttgtctctaGGTGTTAAAGAAGTTAGTTCGCCGTAGGCTTTTGTACCATTCTTACTCAATGCAAGTTCATGGTTATATTTCTTCAGCTACAAGTAGTGGTCGCGGCTCATTCACTCTGGTCCATGGGGTATGGCCCTTTCTGTGTAACATGGATTTCCTTACTGCCAGTAATTTACTGTTCTACTTGAGATGCATCACATTCTCAACAAGAGCATTGTAGGTTGAAAGGTTTAGGGTTGGGACTTAAATAACAAATTTACAGTCATCTGATCTACTTCTACGGTagatacagtttttttttttactacgAAATTATGTATCATGGGGGCTGATTGTCTTCCAatctttctttcatttgttGTTAGATCTTCCCAGATGCCAATGACTGATTTAGTGTTGATTTAGCTGAGAGAACTGAGATATGTATTTTATTGATCTATTGCAGTATCATGGTAGTTTTTCTTTAAGACATTGGCTTCAACAATCAGATTGGCTTCCAACCTTGGAGGCAACTCTTGCATTGGACAAGGAATCCGTTAGAAGGGTGGGAGATGACACAGTTGGGGGACCTGCAGTTTCTCGGCAATTGCGGATGATTAGATTATTAATGAGAGATCTCTTAATTGGAGTATGTAATCATTCTTTCAATCATAAGTGCACGGCATTTTCCTTCAGTAAAACTATGTATGATGATTTTTCTAATGCCTTTTCTATTCAGGTTAATTACTTGCACAGCCATGGACTTGCCCATACAGAGTTGAGGCTGGAAAATGTGCACATAAGCCCAGTGGATAGACACATAAAAGTGAGCACCATATTTTCTATTCAGAATGAGATTTCAAGGTGTCAATATTTCTTACATTTGTGGCACTTTGTCTACTGCAAATTTCATGGCCATGAAACATAAGGACTTGGATTTATGCCAACTGCAAATTCATTACTGATAGAAATAATCACATGAGTTATTTGACCTATAATGTGATATCTAATATAATATGATTCACTCAGGTAGGAATATTAGGAAATACTGCAGACTTTTATGAGGATAGTCCAAATGGTGGCACAATGGATGCTAACGTGGATAGGCGACAAATGATGATTGCATTTGATATGAGGTATGGGTTGGAGATGACATGAAGATATTTAATAAAAAGTTTCATATACCTCTACCAGATCTGAATGTTTATTTTGTTTCATCCATGTTGCACAGATGTCTTGGATTCATGATGGCAAAAATGGTGTTGCAGGAACTAATGGACCATTCGATATTCTCAAAGTTCAAGTCATTTCTCACAAAGGTATCAAATGCCAAGTTTTCTATTTAGTTTGAGCCTTTTGATTATCTTATACCAGACCATTAAAACTTGGAGATCATGTTGAAATGACTATTATCTGTTATAAGATCAATTAAATGATTATGTAAATATATGTGTAATTATCAAAGACTCTATTTGCACGAGACAACTTGAACTTTTGTATAATCTAACACCATTTTTGATAAATGTGCAAATTCAGGGAAATGATCCTTCATGCTTGCGTGAATTTCTATTGCAAATACTTCAGAGGAATTCCTCATCTGGCAAT
Protein-coding regions in this window:
- the LOC133715089 gene encoding probable plastid-lipid-associated protein 14, chloroplastic — encoded protein: MTLCGIGLSPSFESFEAVCVGGNFSTRLIRPSVMRAVGKLSDWKRRPGLGVRCSSSLKFEENVGRDLAVPVEEDSGHVMKFKMSDFKVLDSVSVGLGGRAGEVVYEAIVSDANSPLYSTQVVLRRLTSVRAQRRGRRAIEVLKKLVRRRLLYHSYSMQVHGYISSATSSGRGSFTLVHGYHGSFSLRHWLQQSDWLPTLEATLALDKESVRRVGDDTVGGPAVSRQLRMIRLLMRDLLIGVNYLHSHGLAHTELRLENVHISPVDRHIKVGILGNTADFYEDSPNGGTMDANVDRRQMMIAFDMRCLGFMMAKMVLQELMDHSIFSKFKSFLTKGNDPSCLREFLLQILQRNSSSGNAGLQILDRNWGAGWHLLSLLLATKPSKRVSCLDALTHPFLCGPRWRVVPSIDIIRWGLGSTALRISEEYIYGRPQRSRLSHFIELMEMLNPHSRPKNWLELLPGKWRLLYSTGRHIGLTFRQPLERVLIGNVHLTVSRVSKLNTSLSFTSDIGFRVMIGQNWPHDKTGVDGKLQVNSIFKLKAGRRLYLKEEENTTGTLSMGPSNTHDAFPQKLSGRKWRKAPFKEFPSSLPVAKLVSSEIDNITMSLGHPLSSNVDSARNVLQEVRTQVPTEMFDLSKLVCGTYVDSRLLVIRGVNGSALLFTRSCFDEICK